The Thomasclavelia ramosa DSM 1402 genome includes a region encoding these proteins:
- a CDS encoding DUF4127 family protein, with amino-acid sequence MKTLFIPLDERPCNYNFPLMIAQSNQQIELVEPDKSFLGHKKKPAQVEYFKQFIDENIEGCDNCIISIDMIVYGGLIPSRLHYLSETDALQRLELIKYLKQLKPQIKIYAYHCIMRAPSYNSSEEEPDYYESYGFALFRRKYLLDLKKRHGLNQKEKDELLGIDIPQEIITDYEQRRLFNTKINLKVIDFLEAGYLDFLVIPQDDSSPYGYTAISQKIVINALKEKRLDQKVMIYPGADEVGLSLLARAYHEYYHLEPKVYPFYASVLGPMIIPKYEDRPMYESLKSHVRVCKAKLVNNPQDADVVLAINSPGKIMQEAFIDKNDLDVTYTSYRYLLAFAEQIQDYINSGYHVALCDSAFSNGGDLQLIEYLDELNILDQLVSYAGWNTNCNSLGTTLSQAFIGQENVINNLCYRLIEDVFYQAIVRKEVVENDLPHKGLSYYDFKDQQTDVENIIKKKLQINFGHLHLSQRYPFNITKIYMPWKRMFEIGMEIKL; translated from the coding sequence ATGAAAACATTATTTATTCCTTTAGATGAACGACCATGCAATTATAATTTTCCTTTAATGATTGCCCAGTCAAATCAACAAATCGAATTAGTTGAACCGGATAAAAGTTTTTTAGGTCATAAAAAGAAGCCGGCTCAGGTGGAATATTTTAAACAATTTATCGATGAAAATATTGAAGGATGTGATAATTGTATTATCTCGATAGATATGATCGTATATGGTGGATTGATTCCATCACGATTACACTATTTGAGTGAAACAGATGCGCTTCAACGTTTAGAACTAATTAAATATCTAAAACAGTTGAAACCTCAAATAAAAATATATGCTTATCATTGTATTATGCGTGCACCAAGTTATAATTCGAGTGAAGAAGAACCTGATTATTATGAAAGTTACGGCTTTGCTCTTTTTCGAAGAAAATATCTTCTTGATCTAAAAAAAAGACATGGGTTAAATCAAAAAGAAAAAGATGAACTTCTCGGTATTGATATTCCTCAGGAAATTATAACTGATTATGAGCAGCGTCGTTTGTTTAATACTAAGATTAATTTAAAGGTTATTGATTTTCTTGAAGCTGGCTATCTTGATTTTCTGGTTATTCCACAAGATGACTCGTCACCTTATGGATATACTGCAATATCCCAAAAAATCGTTATTAATGCTTTAAAGGAAAAAAGATTAGATCAGAAAGTAATGATCTATCCTGGAGCTGACGAAGTAGGTCTGTCATTATTAGCACGTGCTTATCATGAATACTATCATTTAGAACCAAAAGTTTATCCTTTTTACGCTTCGGTATTAGGACCAATGATTATTCCTAAATATGAAGATCGACCAATGTATGAAAGTCTAAAATCACATGTACGCGTATGTAAAGCTAAGCTGGTCAACAATCCTCAAGATGCTGATGTGGTTTTAGCGATAAATTCGCCAGGTAAGATCATGCAAGAAGCTTTTATTGATAAAAATGATTTAGATGTAACTTATACAAGTTATCGTTATTTATTGGCTTTTGCTGAACAAATTCAAGATTATATAAATAGTGGTTATCATGTGGCGTTATGCGACAGTGCTTTTAGTAATGGTGGTGATCTACAATTAATTGAATATTTAGATGAGCTAAATATTTTAGATCAATTAGTAAGCTATGCAGGATGGAATACAAATTGTAATTCCTTAGGAACAACTTTATCTCAAGCTTTTATTGGTCAGGAAAACGTAATTAATAATTTATGTTATCGTCTTATCGAAGATGTTTTTTATCAAGCAATAGTTAGAAAAGAAGTTGTCGAAAATGATTTACCACATAAAGGATTATCTTATTATGATTTTAAAGATCAACAAACGGATGTAGAGAATATTATTAAAAAGAAGTTACAGATTAATTTTGGACATCTTCATCTTAGTCAGCGCTATCCTTTTAATATAACAAAAATATATATGCCGTGGAAACGGATGTTTGAAATTGGAATGGAAATTAAGTTATAG
- a CDS encoding HAD-IIB family hydrolase, which produces MKNKVIVFDLDGTLLGANNEIIGGTETLNCLDSLQQMGWTLAICTGRLDHDILKIEEQYKLKIEHRISQNGAVCMKGQQLIATLIDKQEAINIYKEIQKEDIRIELNTVSNRYWKSERDPAFPSELYDSHIICKDFDKLILYQPAVLFLVIGTEDKLRSIETYINTTYQKTKAVMTSSTSLEIMHKDASKGNAVKMLYPKSEVYAIGDSPNDFDMFPIAKKGYLVANKPCQFPCAQKESILEALKDIIKINKEDR; this is translated from the coding sequence TTGAAGAATAAAGTTATTGTTTTTGATCTAGACGGTACACTTTTAGGTGCCAATAATGAAATCATTGGAGGAACCGAGACATTGAATTGTCTTGATTCTCTCCAACAAATGGGATGGACATTAGCAATATGTACAGGTCGGTTAGATCATGATATTTTAAAAATAGAAGAACAATACAAACTTAAAATAGAGCATCGTATTTCTCAAAACGGTGCGGTTTGTATGAAAGGACAACAATTGATAGCTACCTTGATTGATAAACAAGAAGCTATAAATATCTATAAGGAGATTCAAAAAGAAGATATTCGAATCGAGTTAAATACAGTATCTAATCGTTATTGGAAAAGTGAAAGAGATCCAGCTTTCCCTAGTGAATTATATGATTCCCATATCATTTGTAAAGATTTTGATAAACTTATACTGTATCAGCCAGCAGTTTTGTTTCTTGTTATTGGTACTGAAGATAAACTTCGCTCAATAGAAACATATATAAATACAACATATCAAAAGACAAAAGCAGTGATGACTTCTTCAACATCTTTGGAAATCATGCATAAAGATGCCTCAAAAGGAAATGCCGTAAAAATGCTATATCCTAAAAGTGAAGTATATGCAATAGGTGATTCCCCAAATGACTTTGATATGTTTCCAATTGCTAAAAAGGGTTACTTGGTTGCAAATAAGCCTTGTCAATTTCCCTGTGCTCAAAAAGAAAGTATTTTAGAAGCGTTAAAAGATATAATAAAAATAAATAAAGAGGACAGATAA
- a CDS encoding PTS sugar transporter subunit IIC: MMDKLSNVLLPIAEKLSKNRYLTAIRDGFVSIMPLVITASLFTLINSVFVGEGHYFDQWFGAPCNDFAKIGSVISSASMSIMAVLLVFTTAKALANEYKMDTSVAGATAVVCFLCLTPFVSDAKIGEYVTTYYLGAAGMFTAFISALISVELMRFLLGFKALVIKMPESVPTGIARSFNAIIPVALTVIIFAILRIITDAIGAPLNDLIFNWIQTPFTAIVSSPVGLIVIYVLYMLLWGFGIHSAYIFNPILEPIYLASLAINEAAITSGTAATEIITKPFIDSVAFMGGAGNMLALVIAIFIVSKRDDYKVIGKLGFVPALFNISEPLMFGLPVVMNPILIIPMILTTLAGLGIGALATQIGIMAHTYVLIPWTTPPVISAFLATGGDIMSGVIGLLILVVSVLIYIPFVKVMNKEGIESIEE; the protein is encoded by the coding sequence ATGATGGATAAATTGTCTAATGTGTTATTGCCGATTGCTGAGAAACTTTCTAAAAATCGTTATTTGACAGCAATTAGGGATGGTTTTGTTTCAATCATGCCGCTAGTAATTACTGCGTCTTTATTTACATTGATCAATAGTGTATTTGTAGGTGAGGGGCATTACTTTGATCAATGGTTTGGAGCACCATGTAATGATTTTGCTAAAATCGGTAGTGTAATTAGTTCAGCCTCAATGTCAATTATGGCAGTTTTGCTAGTTTTTACTACTGCTAAAGCTTTAGCTAATGAATATAAAATGGATACTTCGGTTGCTGGAGCAACAGCAGTTGTTTGCTTTTTATGTCTAACACCATTTGTAAGTGATGCAAAAATTGGTGAATATGTGACTACTTATTATTTAGGGGCAGCTGGGATGTTTACAGCATTTATTTCTGCCTTGATTTCAGTTGAATTAATGAGATTTTTGCTTGGGTTCAAAGCACTGGTTATTAAAATGCCGGAAAGTGTACCTACTGGAATTGCTAGATCATTTAATGCAATTATTCCTGTAGCTTTAACGGTTATTATTTTTGCAATCCTGAGAATTATAACCGATGCAATAGGGGCGCCGCTTAATGATTTGATTTTTAACTGGATTCAAACACCTTTTACTGCAATTGTTTCATCACCGGTCGGATTGATTGTTATTTATGTTTTGTATATGCTTTTATGGGGCTTTGGAATTCATTCGGCATATATTTTTAATCCAATCTTAGAACCAATCTATTTGGCAAGTCTAGCAATCAATGAAGCTGCTATTACAAGTGGAACAGCAGCTACCGAAATTATTACTAAACCATTTATTGATTCCGTTGCATTTATGGGTGGCGCTGGTAATATGTTAGCGCTTGTAATTGCTATTTTTATAGTTTCTAAAAGAGATGATTATAAGGTGATTGGAAAATTAGGTTTTGTACCAGCATTATTTAATATTTCAGAACCGCTGATGTTTGGATTACCTGTTGTTATGAATCCTATCTTGATCATTCCAATGATTTTAACAACTCTTGCTGGTTTAGGAATTGGAGCGTTAGCTACACAAATTGGTATTATGGCTCATACTTACGTATTGATCCCTTGGACGACACCACCAGTAATCAGTGCGTTTCTAGCTACTGGAGGAGATATTATGTCAGGGGTCATTGGTCTACTTATTTTGGTAGTATCTGTTCTTATCTATATCCCATTTGTAAAAGTTATGAATAAAGAAGGAATTGAGAGTATTGAAGAATAA
- a CDS encoding N-acetylmannosamine-6-phosphate 2-epimerase yields the protein MKRIQNSLIVSCQALEDEPLHSSLIMSKMALAAKMGGAKGIRANSVQDIHEIKKEVDLPIIGIIKKDYEDTDIYITTTMKEVDALVAEGVDIIAMDATMQLRPHNQTITEFFKEVKAKYPHQLFMADCSTVEEAIHADNIGFDFIGTTLVGYTPQSQNSRIDANDFKIIREIVKNVKHPVIGEGNIDTPSKVKRALELGCYSVVVGSMITRPQLITKKFVDEISR from the coding sequence ATGAAGAGGATTCAAAATAGTTTGATCGTTTCATGTCAGGCATTAGAAGATGAACCGCTGCATTCATCATTGATCATGTCAAAAATGGCACTTGCTGCAAAGATGGGGGGAGCAAAAGGAATAAGAGCAAATAGTGTTCAAGATATCCATGAAATTAAAAAGGAAGTGGATTTGCCAATTATTGGTATCATCAAGAAAGATTATGAGGATACAGATATTTATATTACTACAACGATGAAAGAGGTGGATGCTCTAGTGGCAGAAGGGGTAGATATTATTGCGATGGATGCGACAATGCAGTTAAGACCTCATAATCAAACAATTACTGAATTTTTTAAGGAGGTAAAAGCAAAATATCCTCATCAATTGTTTATGGCTGATTGCTCCACTGTGGAAGAGGCAATCCATGCTGATAATATTGGATTTGATTTTATTGGAACAACTTTAGTCGGATATACACCACAAAGCCAAAATAGTCGAATTGATGCTAATGATTTTAAAATTATTAGAGAGATAGTGAAGAATGTTAAGCATCCTGTGATTGGTGAGGGAAATATAGATACTCCTTCTAAAGTAAAAAGGGCATTAGAATTAGGTTGTTATAGTGTGGTTGTAGGATCAATGATTACAAGACCACAGTTAATTACAAAGAAATTTGTAGATGAGATTTCAAGATAA
- a CDS encoding N-acetyltransferase — MDDEFINITTENVFNEHLCCIIRSKKFHPGIDAKRQWLSKRLNEGHVFRKLNERGTVFIEYAPLEKAWVPIVGDNYFYIYCLWVMGSYKGKGYGKSLMDYCLADAKAKGKSGVCLLGSKKQKHWLTDQSFAKSNGFEVVDTTDDGYELLALSFDGTFPRFTQKAKKQKIENKELTIYYDMQCPFVYQSLEIVKQYCEINNVPILMIQVDTLQKAKDLPCVFNNWAVFYHGKFETVNLLDKNTLTRLLKK, encoded by the coding sequence ATGGATGATGAATTTATTAATATAACGACAGAAAATGTTTTTAATGAACACTTATGTTGTATTATACGGAGTAAAAAGTTTCATCCTGGAATAGATGCAAAGCGCCAATGGCTTTCAAAACGCCTAAATGAAGGACATGTTTTTAGAAAATTGAATGAAAGGGGTACTGTTTTTATTGAATATGCCCCATTGGAAAAAGCATGGGTTCCTATTGTTGGTGATAATTATTTCTACATATATTGCTTGTGGGTTATGGGAAGCTATAAAGGCAAAGGGTATGGTAAGTCACTGATGGATTATTGTTTGGCGGATGCTAAAGCAAAAGGAAAATCAGGTGTCTGTTTACTAGGTTCAAAAAAACAAAAACATTGGCTTACAGATCAGTCATTTGCTAAAAGTAATGGCTTTGAGGTCGTTGATACTACTGATGATGGATATGAACTATTAGCGTTGTCTTTTGATGGAACTTTCCCTCGATTTACTCAAAAGGCTAAAAAGCAAAAGATTGAAAATAAAGAACTAACTATTTATTATGATATGCAATGCCCTTTTGTTTATCAAAGTCTTGAAATAGTCAAACAGTATTGTGAGATTAATAATGTACCTATTCTGATGATTCAAGTTGATACTTTACAAAAAGCTAAAGATTTACCTTGTGTTTTTAATAATTGGGCAGTGTTTTATCATGGGAAATTTGAAACTGTGAATCTGCTAGATAAAAATACTCTTACAAGATTATTAAAAAAATAG
- a CDS encoding EAL domain-containing protein, which translates to MKVKKTRRQFYDSIYILAIKHGLMLAIPFLILGSFALLFNSFPIPDYQVFLAAFLDGGLKDGLSIIYNCSLGSIALILIITISLSYGKLNGQDDVFFYPITAIISYLSFCGGLHEKTYIFQSDWVFTAMCITLLTCAMLKKGMHLVNHLEKLYTVGTNYIFNRAIQGIFPIVFIIIIFTSAGQIMKGLLGDINIVNFGSYFFIYLFSWFGNGIIGTLLYVFFVHFLWFFGIHGTNTLDMVAKQLFEPGVQINQALIQNGQLPTELFSKTFLDIFVFIGGCGTALCLILAIFIAAKKSNNKKLAKVAGISVFFNINEIVIFGFPVIFNPIMLIPFILTPLVLTIISSIAMSTGIVPYISQSVEWTVPIILSGYQATGSIAGSFLQIFNIIIGTMLYIPFVKYSEQIQSKEFEESILALENDMIEGEQNGSIPVFLSDHYHYHFPAKTLAMDLRNAMYLHQLQLYYQVQMTAEEQVYGVEALLRWNHPVCGFVAPSLLISLAYQGGFLNELGLYIIEKACQDAEQIDRLAMKMNLSINISPKQLEDADFVSNVLKIINKYHLQYIELVFEVTERALLNTTNIITKRILELRDSGIKLSIDDFGMGHSSITYLQENIFDEVKLDGSLVQHLLENDRTREIIMSITQIAKRLNFSVVAEFVETEEQINVLKEAGCKIYQGYYYAKAVPLDEFLQYCLITRNGIIRSPINEKV; encoded by the coding sequence ATGAAAGTTAAGAAAACAAGACGGCAATTTTATGACTCGATTTATATTTTGGCAATTAAACACGGATTAATGCTAGCAATACCATTCCTCATTCTTGGCTCTTTTGCTTTGTTGTTTAATAGCTTTCCAATCCCCGATTATCAAGTCTTTTTAGCGGCTTTTCTAGATGGAGGCTTAAAAGACGGATTAAGCATTATTTATAACTGTTCCTTAGGTTCTATTGCGTTAATTTTAATTATTACCATCTCACTTTCATACGGAAAATTAAATGGTCAAGATGATGTCTTTTTTTATCCTATTACAGCAATAATTTCATACCTTTCTTTTTGTGGCGGATTGCATGAAAAGACATATATTTTTCAATCTGACTGGGTCTTTACGGCAATGTGCATAACCCTTTTAACTTGTGCGATGTTAAAAAAGGGAATGCACCTTGTAAATCATTTAGAAAAATTGTATACGGTAGGGACAAATTATATTTTTAATCGAGCAATACAAGGAATTTTCCCGATAGTCTTTATCATTATTATATTTACGAGTGCTGGGCAGATTATGAAAGGTTTATTAGGTGATATCAATATTGTTAATTTTGGCTCATATTTCTTTATATATTTGTTTAGCTGGTTTGGTAATGGAATTATTGGGACCTTGTTATATGTATTTTTTGTACATTTTTTATGGTTTTTTGGAATACATGGGACTAATACACTGGATATGGTTGCTAAGCAGTTGTTTGAGCCGGGAGTACAAATTAATCAAGCGTTAATACAAAATGGTCAATTACCAACAGAATTATTTTCAAAAACATTTCTAGATATATTTGTTTTTATTGGCGGTTGTGGAACAGCATTATGTTTAATTTTAGCAATCTTTATTGCTGCTAAAAAAAGTAATAATAAGAAACTTGCGAAGGTTGCAGGTATATCTGTTTTTTTCAACATTAATGAAATTGTTATTTTTGGTTTTCCCGTTATTTTTAATCCTATTATGCTGATTCCTTTTATTTTGACACCGTTAGTTTTAACAATAATCAGTAGTATTGCAATGTCAACTGGTATAGTTCCGTATATAAGTCAATCGGTTGAATGGACAGTTCCGATTATTTTAAGTGGATATCAGGCAACGGGATCTATCGCAGGTAGTTTTCTCCAAATATTTAATATTATTATCGGAACAATGCTTTATATTCCATTTGTAAAGTATAGTGAGCAGATCCAAAGTAAAGAATTTGAAGAATCTATTCTTGCCTTAGAAAATGATATGATTGAAGGAGAACAAAATGGTAGTATCCCCGTTTTTTTATCAGATCATTATCACTATCATTTTCCCGCCAAAACACTTGCTATGGATTTGCGTAATGCGATGTATTTACATCAGCTGCAATTATATTATCAGGTACAAATGACTGCGGAGGAACAAGTATATGGTGTAGAAGCGTTGTTGCGATGGAATCATCCAGTTTGTGGTTTTGTTGCACCTTCATTATTGATTTCTTTGGCTTACCAAGGTGGTTTTTTGAATGAACTAGGTTTATATATTATAGAAAAGGCTTGTCAAGATGCTGAGCAGATAGATAGATTAGCGATGAAGATGAATTTGTCAATCAATATTTCTCCAAAGCAGCTGGAGGATGCTGATTTTGTTTCTAACGTACTTAAAATTATTAATAAGTATCATTTGCAATATATAGAACTGGTTTTTGAGGTTACTGAACGAGCTTTATTGAATACTACTAATATTATTACAAAGCGCATATTAGAATTGCGAGATAGTGGGATTAAGTTGAGTATAGATGATTTTGGAATGGGACACAGTTCAATAACTTATTTGCAGGAAAATATATTTGATGAAGTTAAGTTGGATGGTAGTTTGGTACAGCACCTATTGGAAAATGACAGAACACGCGAAATTATTATGAGTATTACTCAAATAGCCAAGCGGTTAAATTTTAGTGTAGTTGCAGAATTTGTTGAAACAGAGGAACAGATTAATGTATTAAAAGAAGCTGGATGTAAGATTTATCAAGGCTACTATTATGCTAAGGCAGTACCATTAGATGAATTTTTACAATATTGTCTTATTACAAGGAATGGTATTATAAGATCGCCAATAAATGAGAAAGTTTAG
- a CDS encoding class I SAM-dependent methyltransferase: MKNYYGSLCTEMYEILHKDAPEDELDFYLSYTRKDMSILEPLCGSGRFLVPFLERGYDIKGIDLSKEMLAKLKEKSPNAKVFQSDILEYDTVEKYDYIFISSGSVSLFTDMVLCRKILKKMKWLLKKGGKFVFAVDTVANRCPDDSDYRTAIAIKTKERYDLILKNKNYYDEKTHTQFSPGIYELYKGAELLQQEIMDFQTHLYELGELEQYLQDIGFTSVTVYSSYEKVIAKNNHTEMFLYECSF; this comes from the coding sequence ATGAAAAATTATTATGGTAGTTTGTGTACAGAAATGTATGAGATCTTGCATAAGGATGCACCAGAAGACGAATTAGATTTTTATCTATCTTATACTAGAAAAGATATGTCAATTTTAGAACCTTTATGTGGTAGTGGAAGATTTTTAGTTCCATTTCTAGAAAGAGGATATGATATTAAGGGAATAGACTTATCTAAAGAAATGCTTGCAAAATTAAAGGAAAAGTCACCTAATGCTAAAGTGTTTCAAAGTGATATACTGGAGTATGATACTGTAGAAAAATATGATTACATCTTTATTTCTTCTGGTTCTGTATCATTATTTACAGATATGGTATTATGTAGAAAAATTTTAAAAAAAATGAAGTGGTTGTTAAAAAAAGGTGGCAAATTTGTTTTTGCAGTTGATACAGTAGCGAATAGATGTCCTGATGATTCTGATTATCGGACTGCAATAGCTATAAAGACTAAAGAAAGGTATGATTTGATTCTTAAAAATAAAAACTATTACGATGAAAAAACGCATACCCAGTTTTCTCCAGGTATTTATGAACTATATAAAGGAGCAGAACTGTTGCAACAAGAAATTATGGATTTTCAGACACATTTATATGAATTGGGTGAACTAGAACAATATTTACAGGATATAGGATTTACAAGTGTAACAGTGTATTCATCATATGAAAAAGTAATTGCTAAAAATAATCATACAGAAATGTTCTTGTATGAGTGTTCATTTTAA
- the smpB gene encoding SsrA-binding protein SmpB: MGMKIVSNNKKAYHDYFILDTYEAGIELKGTEIKSVRLGNVNLKDAFVRIKDNEAYIENMHISPYSHGNQFNHEPLRNRKLLLHKKEILKISNKLKEGGLTVVPTKLYFNTGSKVKLEIGIARGKKLYDKRQDLKERDSKREIEKALKNY; this comes from the coding sequence ATGGGCATGAAAATTGTATCAAATAACAAGAAAGCTTATCATGATTATTTTATCTTAGATACATATGAAGCAGGGATTGAACTAAAAGGAACAGAAATTAAATCGGTCCGTTTAGGTAATGTAAATCTTAAAGATGCTTTTGTAAGAATTAAAGATAATGAAGCTTATATTGAAAATATGCACATTTCTCCTTATAGCCATGGTAATCAATTTAATCATGAGCCGTTACGTAATCGAAAACTATTACTTCATAAAAAAGAAATTTTAAAAATTTCAAATAAATTAAAAGAAGGTGGCTTGACAGTTGTACCAACTAAGTTATACTTTAATACAGGAAGTAAAGTAAAATTGGAGATTGGAATTGCTCGCGGTAAGAAATTATACGACAAGCGCCAAGATTTAAAAGAAAGAGATTCTAAAAGAGAAATTGAAAAAGCTCTTAAGAATTACTGA
- the rnr gene encoding ribonuclease R, with translation MKEKILELLSDENYLERSIDLIAAKLNCNKSDKFVNLVKLMNELEDEGKVVRNKYNHYYLPNQFGMILGTLTINKRGFGFVVVEDQEKDIFISPDDLKDAFNKDTVLVELKKHSDEERPEGRVIRVIKRGQTRLVGEIKKGKRDCFVDVDDPMFDKPIFVDRAHLHGAMPGHKVQVEIKTYKPILKGDVIKILGHRNDPGIDILSIVYEHDAPVEFPQAVYDQIENIPDSLEGIDIGQRIDLRDEVVVTIDGDDAKDLDDGISLKKLDNGHYHLGVHIADVSYYVTEESPLDKEAFARGTSIYLADRVIPMLPHKLSNGICSLNPHVDRFTISCFMEIDENGEVVEHDIVPAVINSTERMTYTNVNKILDGDQTLQLQYSHVKDLFFLMQELAMILQAKKARRGAIDFDVKEAKVLVDSKGNTTDVVLRERGASDRIIEEFMLLANETVAEHFKWLELPFIYRVHENPKPKKLLQFSGIAKTLGYTIKGSLENVYPGELSNIIEVSKDTPEHTIIATLLLRCMQKARYDEQCLGHFGLADEYYTHFTSPIRRYPDLIVHRLIRKYMFENRLDRRTIMHYQELMPEIALQTSAREREAIMIEREVDDMKIAEFMEKQIGEEFEGIISSVTNFGFFVELDNTIDGLVHVTDLTDDFYFFDEKNLRYIGQRTGKVFKMSDRVKVRVSSASKKDKSVDFEIVGMKSNKKTTKTVIINKRKDNDRKNNRKRNDRRKKRHEEPRFTNNHFKRSKKSKSKHRA, from the coding sequence ATGAAAGAAAAGATTTTGGAATTGTTAAGTGATGAAAATTATTTAGAGCGTTCTATTGATTTGATCGCTGCTAAATTGAATTGTAATAAAAGTGATAAATTTGTAAACTTAGTTAAACTTATGAATGAGTTGGAAGATGAAGGTAAAGTAGTTAGAAATAAATATAATCATTATTATCTTCCAAATCAGTTTGGCATGATTCTAGGAACATTAACGATTAATAAACGTGGTTTTGGGTTTGTAGTCGTTGAAGATCAAGAGAAAGATATTTTTATTAGTCCCGATGACTTAAAGGATGCGTTTAATAAGGATACTGTATTAGTTGAATTAAAGAAGCACAGTGATGAGGAACGTCCTGAGGGGCGAGTTATCAGGGTTATAAAAAGAGGACAGACAAGATTAGTTGGTGAAATCAAAAAAGGAAAACGTGATTGCTTTGTTGATGTTGATGATCCGATGTTCGATAAACCGATTTTTGTAGATCGCGCTCATTTACACGGAGCGATGCCGGGACACAAAGTTCAAGTTGAAATTAAGACTTATAAACCGATTTTAAAAGGTGATGTTATAAAGATTTTAGGGCATCGCAATGATCCTGGGATTGATATCTTATCGATAGTATATGAACACGATGCGCCAGTTGAGTTTCCTCAAGCTGTCTATGATCAAATAGAGAATATTCCTGATAGTTTGGAAGGAATTGATATTGGTCAACGGATTGATTTGCGTGATGAGGTCGTTGTTACTATTGATGGTGATGACGCCAAAGACTTAGATGATGGTATTTCATTAAAAAAATTAGATAATGGTCATTATCATTTAGGGGTGCATATTGCCGATGTTTCTTATTATGTTACAGAAGAATCACCGCTTGATAAAGAAGCATTTGCACGTGGAACATCAATTTATTTAGCTGATCGTGTTATCCCAATGCTGCCACATAAGTTATCAAACGGCATTTGTTCATTAAATCCGCATGTTGATCGTTTCACAATTTCTTGTTTTATGGAAATTGATGAAAATGGTGAGGTTGTAGAACATGATATTGTTCCAGCAGTAATTAATTCGACAGAACGGATGACTTATACTAATGTAAATAAAATTCTTGATGGTGATCAGACGCTTCAGTTACAGTATAGTCATGTCAAAGATTTATTTTTCTTAATGCAGGAATTAGCAATGATTCTTCAAGCGAAAAAAGCTAGACGTGGTGCGATTGATTTTGATGTTAAAGAAGCAAAAGTACTAGTTGATAGTAAAGGTAATACTACTGATGTTGTATTGAGAGAACGTGGGGCAAGTGATCGTATTATTGAAGAATTTATGTTATTGGCAAATGAAACAGTTGCAGAGCATTTTAAATGGTTAGAGCTGCCGTTCATTTATCGGGTTCATGAAAATCCTAAACCGAAAAAGTTATTACAATTTAGTGGAATTGCTAAAACTTTAGGCTATACAATCAAAGGTTCATTAGAAAATGTTTATCCGGGTGAATTAAGCAATATCATAGAAGTTAGTAAGGATACTCCGGAACATACAATTATTGCAACTTTATTATTGCGTTGTATGCAAAAAGCGCGTTATGATGAACAGTGTCTAGGACACTTTGGATTAGCTGATGAATATTATACACATTTTACTTCACCAATTAGACGTTATCCAGATTTAATCGTTCATCGTTTAATTAGAAAGTACATGTTCGAAAATCGTTTAGATCGTCGTACTATCATGCATTATCAAGAATTGATGCCTGAAATAGCACTACAAACTTCGGCTCGTGAACGTGAAGCGATTATGATTGAACGTGAAGTTGATGATATGAAAATTGCGGAGTTTATGGAAAAACAAATTGGTGAGGAATTTGAAGGAATTATTAGTTCAGTTACTAATTTTGGTTTCTTTGTTGAACTTGATAATACAATTGATGGGTTAGTCCATGTAACTGATTTGACTGATGATTTTTATTTCTTTGATGAGAAGAATCTTCGTTATATTGGTCAGCGAACAGGCAAGGTGTTTAAGATGTCTGATCGAGTTAAAGTTCGAGTATCAAGTGCATCTAAAAAAGATAAATCAGTAGATTTTGAAATTGTTGGCATGAAATCCAACAAAAAGACAACAAAAACTGTTATAATAAATAAGCGCAAAGATAATGATCGTAAAAACAATCGAAAACGGAATGATCGTCGTAAAAAGCGTCATGAAGAACCACGTTTTACAAATAATCATTTTAAACGCTCTAAAAAGAGTAAATCTAAGCATCGCGCTTAA